One stretch of Muribaculum intestinale DNA includes these proteins:
- a CDS encoding ABC transporter ATP-binding protein, with translation MDNLIEASGVVKRYDGHTALDGVDLSIPEGTIYGLLGPNGAGKTTLIRIINQIITPDSGTVLLNGKPLHPDDVMRVGYLPEERGLYKKMKVIDHIVYLGRLKGMTSRDARIEAEKWLRRMNLVEWANKKIEALSKGMAQKVQFIGTVVHRPPLMIFDEPFSGFDPVNAEQLKQEILELNHNGATILFSTHNMSSVEEVCDSISLINHSRVVLQGNVADVRQRHKKHLFKVRVAEPVIAPNPEFFRIDSIEPDIMGGSQIILRLAPGVAMRTVIDFLNPTYTILGFEEIFPTMNEIFIETVTGNE, from the coding sequence ATGGACAATCTTATCGAAGCCTCCGGTGTCGTAAAGCGCTACGACGGGCATACTGCTCTTGACGGTGTTGACCTGTCGATACCCGAAGGCACTATTTACGGTCTGCTCGGCCCTAACGGTGCGGGCAAGACCACACTCATACGTATAATAAATCAGATTATCACTCCCGACAGCGGTACGGTGCTTCTCAATGGGAAACCTTTGCATCCTGACGATGTGATGCGTGTCGGTTATCTTCCCGAAGAACGCGGCCTATATAAAAAGATGAAGGTCATCGATCATATCGTGTATCTCGGTCGGTTGAAGGGGATGACTTCGCGCGATGCAAGGATTGAGGCCGAAAAGTGGCTGCGCCGTATGAATCTTGTCGAATGGGCCAATAAGAAGATTGAAGCCCTTTCAAAAGGTATGGCTCAGAAAGTACAGTTCATCGGCACGGTTGTACACCGTCCGCCGCTTATGATTTTCGACGAGCCCTTCTCCGGTTTCGACCCAGTGAATGCCGAGCAACTCAAACAGGAGATACTCGAGCTTAACCACAACGGAGCCACAATCCTGTTTTCCACTCATAATATGTCGTCGGTCGAGGAAGTGTGCGACAGCATATCGCTCATCAACCATTCAAGGGTGGTGTTGCAGGGCAATGTAGCCGATGTAAGGCAGCGGCATAAAAAACACCTTTTCAAGGTAAGGGTCGCCGAGCCTGTCATAGCTCCAAATCCCGAGTTTTTCAGGATTGACAGTATCGAGCCGGATATCATGGGCGGCTCTCAGATAATTCTGCGGCTTGCTCCGGGGGTGGCAATGCGTACCGTTATTGACTTCCTTAATCCTACATATACTATTCTCGGATTTGAGGAAATTTTCCCTACAATGAACGAAATTTTCATCGAAACTGTGACCGGAAATGAATAA
- the prmA gene encoding 50S ribosomal protein L11 methyltransferase: protein MNDYIELRVDLTPCDEAATDVLAALLAEHGYESFVPDDGGLTAYVREPEFNAGVLRGVIDDMPFEGITADTRWSKVEGRDWNAEWEKNYFHPINIDGRCVIHSSFHTDIPEAEYDIVIDPKMAFGTGHHQTTTLIIRHLLASELKGKSVTDVGTGTGILAILAAMRGATQVHAIEIDEFAHVNAVENVALNGHPEIDVILGDASSLAPLAPADILLANINRNIILNDLGRYADAVVAGGEIVLSGFYSADADVILADAGRYGLEYKSRASIDDWTCLVLSKS from the coding sequence ATGAACGACTATATTGAGTTGCGTGTCGACCTCACCCCCTGTGATGAGGCTGCCACCGATGTACTTGCCGCGTTGCTTGCCGAGCATGGGTATGAGAGTTTTGTGCCTGATGACGGTGGTCTCACTGCCTATGTGCGCGAGCCGGAATTCAATGCCGGGGTTCTCCGGGGAGTAATTGACGACATGCCTTTCGAAGGGATTACCGCAGATACGCGCTGGAGCAAGGTAGAAGGGCGCGACTGGAATGCCGAGTGGGAAAAAAATTATTTTCACCCTATAAATATCGATGGACGTTGTGTCATCCACAGCTCATTTCATACCGATATCCCTGAGGCCGAATATGATATAGTGATTGACCCGAAGATGGCATTCGGCACTGGCCACCATCAGACCACTACATTGATTATACGCCATCTCCTTGCTTCCGAGCTCAAAGGCAAGTCGGTGACCGACGTCGGCACAGGCACAGGCATTCTCGCCATCCTTGCGGCCATGCGTGGCGCGACGCAGGTTCATGCTATTGAGATTGACGAGTTTGCCCATGTCAATGCCGTGGAAAATGTAGCCCTCAACGGTCATCCGGAGATTGACGTGATTCTTGGCGATGCATCGTCGCTTGCACCTTTGGCTCCGGCTGACATCCTGCTGGCCAATATCAACCGCAACATTATCCTTAATGATCTCGGACGATATGCCGATGCGGTAGTAGCCGGTGGAGAGATTGTGCTCAGCGGTTTTTATTCGGCAGATGCCGATGTGATACTGGCAGATGCCGGCAGATATGGACTTGAATACAAGTCGCGAGCTTCAATTGACGACTGGACATGTCTGGTGCTCTCTAAATCCTGA
- the leuC gene encoding 3-isopropylmalate dehydratase large subunit: MPKTLFDKIWDAHAVNVIEGGPTQLYIDRHYCHEVTSPQAFDGLRRRGLRVFRPGRTVCSPDHNIPTKNQDKPIADPVSRNQVETLNRNAAEFGLDIFGIGHERNGIIHVIGPENGLTLPGYTIVCGDSHTSTHGAFGAVAFGIGTSEVEMVLASQCILQPKPKSMRITVDGHLRPGVTAKDVALYIISRMTTSGATGYFVEYAGEVVRDMSMEERMTLCNLSIEMGARGGMVAPDETTFAYLKGRDFAPKDDKWDEAVAYWRTLPTDYDAVFDAEVRFDAADIEPRVTFGTNPGMGIGISEVVPRNPGENDAERAGYTRALRYMGFEEGEKITGTRVDYVFVGSCTNGRFEDFRLFAEMVKGRKKAPGVIVWLVPGSRRVLGQIRSAGLDRIFAEAGFELREPGCSACLAMNDDKVAPGRLCVSTSNRNFEGRQGPGSRTVLAGVPVAAAAALTGYITDPRTL, from the coding sequence ATGCCGAAAACTCTTTTTGATAAAATCTGGGATGCCCACGCCGTAAATGTCATAGAGGGTGGACCAACACAGTTGTATATCGACAGGCATTATTGCCATGAGGTGACAAGTCCGCAGGCCTTTGACGGTCTGCGCCGCCGCGGCCTCAGGGTGTTCCGCCCCGGACGCACTGTCTGTTCTCCCGACCACAATATTCCGACAAAAAACCAGGATAAGCCGATTGCCGATCCGGTGTCGCGCAATCAGGTGGAGACACTCAACCGCAATGCGGCTGAGTTCGGTCTGGATATCTTCGGGATAGGGCATGAGCGCAACGGTATAATCCACGTCATCGGGCCCGAAAATGGCTTGACACTCCCGGGCTACACGATAGTGTGCGGCGACAGCCATACTTCCACTCATGGCGCTTTTGGCGCGGTGGCCTTCGGGATAGGTACCTCGGAGGTGGAGATGGTGCTTGCCTCGCAGTGCATACTCCAGCCTAAGCCAAAGTCGATGCGTATCACCGTTGACGGGCATTTGCGTCCCGGTGTCACCGCCAAGGATGTGGCGCTTTATATAATATCACGGATGACGACATCCGGCGCCACGGGATATTTCGTTGAGTATGCCGGAGAGGTTGTCCGCGATATGTCGATGGAGGAGAGAATGACGCTATGCAATCTGTCGATTGAGATGGGCGCGCGCGGCGGCATGGTAGCCCCGGATGAAACAACATTTGCCTATCTCAAGGGACGCGACTTTGCTCCCAAGGATGACAAGTGGGATGAGGCTGTGGCATATTGGCGCACTCTCCCTACGGATTATGATGCCGTTTTCGATGCCGAGGTGAGATTTGATGCTGCCGATATCGAGCCGCGCGTCACGTTCGGCACTAATCCTGGGATGGGTATCGGTATTTCTGAGGTTGTGCCACGGAATCCCGGGGAGAATGATGCTGAACGTGCAGGATATACACGTGCGCTCCGGTATATGGGATTTGAAGAGGGAGAGAAGATTACCGGTACGCGGGTGGATTACGTGTTTGTAGGCAGTTGTACCAATGGCCGCTTTGAGGATTTCAGGCTTTTTGCGGAAATGGTCAAAGGGCGTAAGAAAGCTCCCGGAGTGATAGTATGGCTTGTGCCGGGAAGCCGCAGGGTGCTGGGACAGATTCGCAGTGCCGGACTTGACCGCATTTTTGCCGAGGCCGGATTTGAACTGCGTGAGCCGGGATGCTCGGCATGTCTTGCGATGAATGACGATAAGGTAGCTCCCGGCAGGCTTTGTGTGTCTACCTCCAATCGCAACTTTGAAGGACGTCAGGGCCCCGGTTCCCGAACGGTCCTTGCCGGCGTGCCTGTAGCCGCCGCTGCCGCCCTCACCGGATATATCACAGACCCCCGTACGCTTTAA
- the leuB gene encoding 3-isopropylmalate dehydrogenase, which translates to MNFKIAVLPGDGIGPEISAQGVLVMKKVCERFGHTVEFSYGIVGADAIDKVGDPFPHQTYELCRDSDAVLFSAVGDPKYDNDPDAKVRPEQGLLAMRKKLGLFANIRPVTTFPMLLDKSPLRADIIRGADFVCIRELTGGMYFGKKHEGDNEAWDTNFYTRSEVGRILRVGYEYARRRRRHLTVVDKANVLASSRLWRKVAKEIAAEYPDVTTDFMYVDNAAMRMIQDPCFFDVMVTENTFGDILTDEGSVISGSMGLLPSASTGESTPVFEPIHGSWPEAKGRNIANPIAQILSVAMLFEYFNLPDEGKAIRDAVQASLEAGFTTPDLSKPGYRTYEVGQWIAEHI; encoded by the coding sequence ATGAATTTTAAAATAGCGGTATTGCCGGGCGACGGCATAGGCCCTGAAATCTCCGCACAGGGTGTGCTCGTCATGAAAAAAGTGTGTGAGCGTTTCGGACATACTGTCGAATTCTCCTACGGTATCGTCGGTGCTGATGCCATCGATAAGGTCGGGGATCCGTTCCCCCATCAGACATATGAACTGTGTCGCGACAGCGATGCTGTACTGTTCTCTGCCGTAGGCGATCCTAAATACGACAATGACCCTGACGCGAAAGTGCGGCCCGAGCAGGGATTGCTCGCAATGCGCAAGAAACTCGGTCTGTTTGCCAATATCAGGCCTGTGACGACTTTCCCGATGCTGCTCGATAAATCACCGTTGCGTGCCGATATAATTCGTGGCGCCGATTTTGTGTGTATCCGAGAGCTTACCGGCGGCATGTATTTCGGCAAAAAGCATGAAGGTGACAATGAGGCCTGGGATACCAATTTTTATACACGCAGTGAGGTAGGGAGGATATTGCGTGTCGGCTATGAGTATGCACGCCGCCGCCGTCGTCATCTTACTGTGGTTGACAAGGCTAACGTATTGGCTTCCTCCCGCCTGTGGCGCAAGGTTGCAAAAGAGATAGCGGCAGAGTATCCCGATGTCACCACTGATTTCATGTATGTCGACAATGCGGCCATGCGTATGATTCAGGACCCTTGCTTTTTCGATGTGATGGTTACTGAAAATACGTTCGGCGATATCCTTACCGACGAGGGTTCTGTGATATCCGGCTCAATGGGATTGCTCCCGTCGGCATCGACCGGAGAGTCGACTCCGGTGTTTGAGCCTATCCATGGTTCGTGGCCCGAGGCAAAAGGCCGTAATATCGCCAACCCGATTGCTCAGATTCTGTCGGTGGCCATGCTCTTTGAATACTTTAATCTTCCGGATGAAGGCAAGGCTATACGTGATGCCGTGCAGGCTTCGCTTGAAGCCGGATTTACGACTCCCGACCTTTCGAAGCCGGGATACCGCACGTATGAGGTAGGGCAATGGATTGCCGAGCATATCTGA
- a CDS encoding ABC transporter permease yields the protein MNKTRLWLVLRREYLSIVAKKSFILTTLLVPFLIVSIGFAMGLMMVLNEAEGDHVAVIDQSGRYGACLENTSEYIFEMPSDYNVGNMRQKFANDEESDDYDRPPYYAIVVIPATLDSTLQVNVFSSSPTRSSLREVIEDQLSKAVSDTRVASYGIPELDRIIKDSQVQVAVRTNTWSDDGDTSVTSDELMSVIGLALAFLTYMFVLTYGAMIMSSVVEDKVNRIVEVIVSSCKPVELMLGKILGVALVGLTQVAIWAVLIGIGLMVLGGLGIAGSMDASSFDAGAVGAAADMAADSELGDMIHAILGVKWLQLLGMFVIYFIGGYMLYASLFAAFGSAVDQQSDANQFMTPLMMVIVFSLMIGQTCIQNPDGTLGVVCSIIPFTSPIVMMVRLPYDVPAWEMLASIVVLYGTAAFFTWLSARIYRRGILMYGHKSTFADLWRWIK from the coding sequence ATGAATAAGACACGATTATGGCTTGTGCTGAGGCGCGAGTATCTTTCTATAGTTGCCAAGAAATCTTTTATACTGACCACTCTCCTCGTGCCGTTTCTGATTGTCTCCATAGGGTTTGCCATGGGACTGATGATGGTACTTAATGAAGCTGAAGGCGACCATGTGGCCGTTATTGACCAGAGCGGGCGCTACGGCGCATGTCTGGAAAACACAAGTGAGTATATCTTCGAGATGCCTTCCGACTATAATGTAGGGAATATGCGTCAGAAGTTTGCGAACGATGAAGAGTCGGACGACTATGACCGGCCTCCATATTATGCTATCGTGGTCATACCGGCTACTCTCGATTCCACGTTGCAGGTCAACGTGTTCAGCTCGTCGCCTACACGTTCCTCTCTCCGTGAGGTAATCGAAGACCAGCTCAGCAAGGCCGTGTCGGATACAAGGGTCGCATCCTATGGCATACCTGAACTTGACCGTATCATAAAGGACAGTCAGGTGCAGGTGGCTGTCCGCACAAATACATGGAGCGATGACGGTGACACTTCAGTTACCTCCGACGAGCTCATGTCGGTCATCGGTCTGGCACTTGCATTCCTTACATATATGTTTGTGCTTACTTACGGAGCTATGATTATGAGTTCGGTGGTCGAGGACAAGGTCAACCGTATCGTAGAGGTAATCGTAAGTTCATGCAAGCCGGTGGAGCTGATGCTCGGCAAGATTCTCGGTGTTGCCCTTGTGGGCCTTACACAGGTCGCTATATGGGCTGTGCTTATAGGTATAGGGCTGATGGTGCTCGGGGGGCTGGGCATTGCCGGTTCCATGGATGCCTCGTCGTTTGATGCCGGTGCTGTCGGAGCAGCCGCCGATATGGCGGCCGACAGCGAGCTTGGCGATATGATTCATGCTATTCTTGGGGTGAAGTGGCTGCAACTGCTTGGCATGTTCGTCATATACTTTATTGGCGGATATATGCTTTATGCGTCGCTTTTTGCCGCATTCGGCTCGGCGGTTGACCAGCAGAGCGATGCCAATCAGTTTATGACCCCCCTGATGATGGTGATAGTGTTCTCCCTTATGATAGGCCAGACTTGTATCCAGAATCCTGACGGCACGCTTGGTGTGGTATGCTCGATTATTCCGTTCACATCTCCTATTGTGATGATGGTGCGCCTCCCCTACGATGTGCCGGCTTGGGAGATGCTTGCCTCGATTGTGGTGCTCTATGGCACTGCTGCGTTCTTTACATGGCTGTCGGCGCGTATATATCGTCGTGGTATTCTCATGTATGGACACAAATCTACTTTTGCCGACTTGTGGCGTTGGATAAAATAA
- the rbr gene encoding rubrerythrin yields MDKKSIKGTETEKNLLKSFAGESQARGRYTIFAEVAQKEGYEQIAAIFLETASQEYAHAKKFFSYLEEGMLEITASYPAGPVGTTAQNLQEAAAGEHEEWADMYLAFAKTAQEEGFPQIAANFKLVAQVEQGHEERYLRLLDRLATDTMFGDAEEVLWQCRYCGYIHRGKNAPKKCPVCEKPQGYFERKADNF; encoded by the coding sequence ATGGATAAGAAAAGTATCAAAGGCACCGAGACCGAAAAGAACCTTCTGAAGTCATTTGCCGGAGAATCCCAGGCCCGCGGCCGATATACAATATTTGCCGAAGTGGCACAGAAAGAAGGCTACGAACAGATTGCCGCCATCTTTCTTGAAACAGCTTCACAGGAATATGCCCATGCCAAGAAATTTTTCAGCTATCTGGAAGAAGGGATGCTCGAAATCACAGCCTCTTATCCTGCAGGACCGGTAGGCACTACCGCACAGAATCTACAGGAAGCCGCCGCCGGCGAGCATGAGGAATGGGCCGACATGTATCTTGCGTTCGCCAAGACAGCCCAGGAAGAAGGCTTCCCCCAGATTGCCGCCAATTTCAAACTTGTAGCACAGGTAGAACAGGGTCATGAAGAGCGCTATCTGCGTCTGCTCGACCGTTTGGCCACCGACACAATGTTCGGAGACGCTGAAGAGGTACTGTGGCAATGCCGCTATTGCGGATACATCCACCGCGGCAAGAATGCGCCCAAGAAGTGTCCCGTATGTGAAAAGCCTCAAGGCTACTTCGAGCGTAAAGCCGACAATTTCTAA
- a CDS encoding 2-isopropylmalate synthase, which translates to MSDRLFIFDTTLRDGEQVPGCQLNTVEKIEVAKALEELGVDVIEAGFPVSSPGDFNSVVEISKAVTWPTICALTRAVENDIRVAAESLQYAKHKRIHTGIGTSDPHIKYKFNSNREEIIERAVAAVKYAKSFVEDVQFYAEDAGRTDNEYLARVVEAVIKAGATVVNIPDTTGYCMPWEFRDKIKYLMEHVDGIHRVTIATHCHNDLGMATANTISGVMGGARQAEVTINGIGERAGNTSLEEVVMAFRSHKELGIDTNINATKICGVSRMVSSLMNMPVQPNKAIVGRNAFAHSSGIHQDGVLKNRESYEIIDPKDVGVDENSIVLTARSGRAALKHRLHVLGVELSKEALDKAYEAFLRLADRKKEINDDDVLMLAGEHHKANRRLKLDFLQVTSGVGVKSVASIGLDIAGEKFEACASGNGPVDAAITAIKQIIHRKMLVKEFLIQAINKGSNDIGKVHMTVEYDGNSYYGFSANTDIIAASAEAFIDAINKFVH; encoded by the coding sequence ATGAGTGACAGACTTTTTATATTTGACACTACTCTTCGCGATGGCGAACAGGTGCCGGGATGCCAGCTCAATACTGTTGAGAAAATCGAGGTGGCCAAGGCGCTTGAGGAGTTGGGTGTCGACGTCATAGAAGCCGGCTTCCCCGTATCGAGTCCCGGCGATTTTAATTCGGTTGTTGAAATATCAAAGGCCGTCACATGGCCTACCATATGTGCATTGACGCGCGCTGTGGAAAATGACATCCGTGTCGCCGCCGAGTCGCTGCAATATGCCAAGCATAAACGCATACATACCGGTATCGGCACTTCCGACCCTCATATAAAATATAAGTTCAACTCCAATCGCGAAGAGATTATCGAGCGCGCGGTTGCGGCTGTAAAGTATGCCAAGAGCTTTGTTGAGGATGTGCAGTTTTATGCCGAGGATGCGGGCCGTACCGACAATGAATATCTTGCTAGAGTCGTTGAGGCTGTGATAAAGGCCGGCGCGACTGTCGTCAATATCCCGGATACTACAGGATATTGTATGCCCTGGGAGTTCCGCGACAAGATAAAATATCTCATGGAGCATGTCGACGGCATACATCGTGTCACAATAGCCACCCACTGCCATAATGATCTTGGTATGGCTACTGCCAACACCATTTCAGGTGTGATGGGCGGGGCGCGTCAGGCCGAAGTCACTATCAATGGTATTGGTGAGCGTGCCGGCAACACGTCGCTTGAGGAGGTTGTGATGGCATTCCGCTCGCATAAGGAACTCGGTATCGACACAAACATCAACGCCACTAAGATATGTGGCGTAAGCCGTATGGTGTCGTCGCTGATGAATATGCCCGTGCAGCCCAACAAGGCTATTGTTGGACGCAATGCTTTTGCCCACAGCTCGGGCATACATCAGGATGGCGTGCTGAAAAATCGTGAGAGCTACGAGATTATCGACCCGAAAGATGTAGGTGTCGACGAGAATTCTATTGTGCTCACCGCCCGCTCGGGGCGCGCGGCGTTGAAACATCGTCTGCATGTGCTTGGTGTGGAACTGAGCAAAGAGGCACTCGACAAGGCTTATGAGGCTTTCCTCCGTTTGGCCGACCGCAAGAAGGAAATCAACGACGACGATGTGCTGATGCTTGCAGGCGAGCACCACAAGGCCAACCGTCGCCTGAAGCTCGATTTCCTTCAGGTTACTTCCGGAGTCGGGGTGAAGTCGGTAGCATCTATCGGACTTGATATCGCAGGCGAGAAATTTGAGGCATGTGCCTCAGGCAACGGCCCTGTCGACGCAGCCATTACTGCCATCAAGCAGATTATCCATCGCAAGATGCTTGTTAAGGAATTCCTCATACAGGCAATCAACAAGGGCTCGAATGATATCGGAAAGGTGCATATGACGGTTGAATACGACGGCAACAGTTACTATGGATTCTCGGCCAACACCGATATTATCGCCGCATCCGCCGAGGCGTTTATCGATGCTATCAATAAATTTGTACATTGA
- a CDS encoding DUF4893 domain-containing protein: protein MKTTILLAAMTMMTSSIVAFPQEPALTGSCAVPEDVAESFFPESIDSGLKSVLLPVDYGRMVNCREWVSDALATVTPDSYGYDEKSGVEKLLNEKTYPVTPADMVGSWRVRSIQIDARDGIFSYPYFRCRFRNVDGKVFFEKTTGSQRKSGFVYQNGPESLAFLGGWSVNDEPQTLYGAENSVAGVLYKIGTRRAIILFPTSADRVEIYELIK, encoded by the coding sequence ATGAAGACCACTATATTACTCGCTGCAATGACCATGATGACCTCGTCAATCGTGGCTTTTCCACAAGAACCCGCACTGACTGGCTCATGTGCCGTCCCGGAAGATGTGGCTGAGTCTTTCTTCCCTGAATCCATTGATTCCGGATTGAAGAGCGTGCTACTTCCTGTCGATTATGGCCGAATGGTCAACTGCAGAGAGTGGGTATCTGATGCGCTCGCCACTGTGACTCCTGATTCTTATGGCTATGATGAAAAAAGCGGGGTAGAGAAGCTGTTGAATGAAAAGACCTATCCTGTTACCCCCGCCGACATGGTCGGCTCATGGCGTGTGCGCTCGATACAGATTGATGCACGCGACGGCATATTTTCATATCCTTATTTTAGATGCCGCTTCCGCAATGTTGATGGAAAAGTGTTTTTTGAGAAGACCACCGGCAGTCAGCGTAAATCAGGATTTGTATATCAGAATGGCCCGGAGTCTTTGGCCTTTCTTGGCGGATGGAGCGTGAACGACGAGCCGCAGACTTTATATGGCGCTGAGAATTCAGTTGCCGGAGTCCTCTATAAGATTGGGACGCGCAGAGCTATAATTCTATTCCCGACAAGTGCCGACCGTGTCGAGATATATGAACTGATAAAATGA
- the leuD gene encoding 3-isopropylmalate dehydratase small subunit, with protein sequence MDEKITIITSTAVPLPVENVDTDQIIPARFLKATSREGFGDNLFRDWRFDKEGNKIDSFVLNDPRYSGSILIAGKNFGSGSSREHAAWAIHDYGFRVVVSSFFADIHKNNELNNFVLPVVVSDEFLKELFDTVFAAPGSQICVNLPDQTITNLSTGHMEHFDINPYKKHCLLNGLDDISYLLSRKDDTEAYERKAKHY encoded by the coding sequence ATGGACGAAAAGATTACAATAATAACATCCACGGCAGTGCCTCTGCCTGTCGAGAATGTGGATACCGACCAGATTATCCCTGCCCGATTTCTTAAGGCTACCTCAAGAGAGGGGTTCGGTGACAATCTGTTCCGCGACTGGCGATTCGACAAGGAAGGAAACAAGATTGACAGTTTTGTGCTCAATGACCCGCGATATTCCGGTTCGATACTTATTGCCGGAAAGAATTTCGGCAGCGGTTCCTCTCGCGAACATGCCGCGTGGGCCATACATGACTATGGGTTCCGCGTAGTAGTGTCGAGCTTCTTTGCCGATATACATAAGAATAATGAGCTCAACAACTTTGTGCTTCCGGTGGTGGTCTCTGATGAGTTCCTGAAAGAACTTTTTGATACAGTGTTTGCCGCCCCGGGCTCGCAGATATGTGTGAATCTTCCCGATCAGACCATAACAAATCTGTCGACCGGACACATGGAGCACTTCGACATCAATCCATATAAAAAACATTGTCTGCTCAATGGTCTGGATGACATATCCTATCTGCTCTCACGCAAGGATGACACCGAGGCCTACGAGCGTAAGGCAAAACATTACTAA
- a CDS encoding glycosyltransferase family A protein produces MESLLTVVIPVFNREDIVGATLESLERQGLKCPVVLVDNNSTDGTSKVLEHWARKQDKAGWCITVVKETTAGAAAARNRGLQEANTPWVMFFDSDDLMLDGHLKRVHEAIVRYPDNDIIGWDVAVRCLDGSSTIRDFADKDIMFRNIFNAIFSTQRYAVRTDFFRKAGAWNAKVLGWDDYETGMRLAAENPRVLKIHGQPTVLVVEQRKSITGTDYSSGAQKWEYALDCCEETLQKYNLRKELRWLELRRMILASLYAREKSPEADRLYNEVMKRAHSHWRRLLLKTAYAYTRRGGRGIHILLRPFI; encoded by the coding sequence ATGGAATCTTTGCTTACTGTAGTCATACCTGTATTCAACCGTGAAGATATTGTCGGAGCGACATTGGAATCGCTTGAACGACAAGGATTGAAATGTCCGGTTGTACTGGTCGACAACAACAGTACCGACGGCACATCAAAAGTATTGGAGCACTGGGCCCGAAAACAAGACAAAGCCGGTTGGTGCATAACGGTCGTAAAGGAAACAACCGCCGGCGCAGCTGCCGCACGCAACCGCGGATTGCAGGAAGCAAACACTCCGTGGGTGATGTTTTTCGATTCTGACGACCTGATGCTCGACGGACATCTCAAGCGTGTACACGAGGCAATCGTAAGATATCCTGACAATGATATCATCGGCTGGGATGTTGCAGTACGATGCCTCGACGGAAGCAGTACCATACGCGATTTCGCAGACAAGGATATAATGTTCCGCAATATATTCAACGCCATTTTCTCAACACAGCGCTATGCCGTACGCACCGATTTCTTCCGTAAAGCCGGGGCCTGGAATGCAAAAGTATTGGGCTGGGACGATTATGAAACAGGCATGCGTCTTGCCGCTGAGAATCCCCGGGTTTTAAAGATTCACGGACAACCGACAGTGCTTGTTGTAGAACAGAGAAAATCCATCACCGGCACCGACTATTCATCCGGAGCACAAAAATGGGAATATGCGCTCGACTGCTGCGAGGAGACATTGCAAAAATATAATCTCCGGAAGGAACTACGGTGGCTTGAACTACGCCGCATGATTCTCGCATCGCTTTATGCCCGCGAAAAAAGTCCCGAGGCCGACAGGCTTTACAACGAGGTAATGAAGAGAGCGCACAGCCATTGGCGCAGACTGTTGTTGAAAACAGCATATGCCTATACCCGCCGCGGTGGCAGAGGCATACACATATTGCTACGGCCATTTATATGA